From Harpia harpyja isolate bHarHar1 chromosome 21, bHarHar1 primary haplotype, whole genome shotgun sequence, one genomic window encodes:
- the MPG gene encoding DNA-3-methyladenine glycosylase: protein MPRKRKLLAQLSALQSNSSFPPFDALENPNATPDGDSSPKSSKYFAIEKKNSSQLEDDFFNQPCISLAKSFLGQILVRKLPDGRELWGRIVETEAYLGGEDEASHSKGGKQTQRNAAMFMKPGTLYVYQIYGIYFCVNVSSQGEGAAVLLRSLEPLQGLDAMRELRSASKKGPTTLLKDWQLCNGPSKLCQAFGIDKAFDQRDLTQDAAIWMAPGHDLPGEQDVVATTRIGIGNRGEWAQKPLRFYLRGNKFVSVVDKKREREMAAMGHFSCS from the exons atgccaagaaaaagaaagctgttgGCTCAGTTAAGCGCTCTCCAAAGCAACTCCAGCTTCCCTCCATTTGATGCCTTGGAGAACCCGAATGCTACACCTGATGGGGATTCTTCtccaaaaagcagcaaatattttgcgatagagaaaaaaaattcttcccagcTAGAAGATGATTTTTTCAACCAGCCCTGTATTAGTCTGGCCAAGTCCTTTCTGGGACAG ATTTTAGTTCGCAAACTTCCTGATGGCAGAGAACTCTGGGGGAGGATTGTTGAAACAGAAGCTTATCTGGGTGGGGAAGATGAGGCTTCCCACTCAAAAGGTGGGAAGCAAACTCAACGAAATGCAGCAATGTTCATGAAACCAGGAACTCTGTATGTGTATCAGATCTACGGGATTTATTTCTGCGTGAATGTTTCCAGCCAAG gggaaggggctgcagtaTTACTTCGCTCTTTGGAACCTCTTCAGGGTTTAGATGCGATGAGAGAGCTGCGCAGTGCTTCAAAGAAAGGACCCACAACGCTGCTGAAGGACTGGCAGCTGTGTAATGGGCCCTCCAAGCTCTGCCAAGCGTTTGGGATTGATAAGGCTTTTGACCAAAGAGACCTGACTCAAGATGCAGCCATCTGGATGGCACCTGGACATGACCTACCAGGGGAGCAGGACGTGGTAGCCACAACAAGGATTGGTATTGGCAACAGGGGAGAGTGGGCACAGAAACCTCTCAGGTTCTATTTACGAGGAAACAAATTTGTGAGTGTTGTAgacaagaaaagagagagagagatggcagCAATGGGACACTTCTCTTGCAGCTGA